A window from Oreochromis aureus strain Israel breed Guangdong linkage group 16, ZZ_aureus, whole genome shotgun sequence encodes these proteins:
- the LOC116325932 gene encoding trace amine-associated receptor 13c-like — translation MEIQKENKLCFPQLLNSSCRKPTLHWSKAVLLNTVLSCISLLTATLNLLVIISVSYFRKLHTPSNILLLSLAVSDFLVGVLLMPLGILRNTSCWVLGDIICSLYWYLTSNIVCASIGNIVLISVDRYVAICDPLHYPSRITLVKVKLSVCLCWFYAIFYCSLYTKDILIEPGRDNSCYGECVFVINDIAVVVDLVFSFIVPVSVIVVLYMRVFVAAVSQARAMRSHVTSVTLQRSLNQTNKSELKAARTLGILVVVFLACFCPLYYFSLVDENAINDPSASFVVIIFYFNSCINPLIYALFYPWFRNAVKLIITLQIFKYNISEANIL, via the exons ATGGAgatacagaaagaaaacaaactgtgttttcCACAACTCCTCAACAGTTCGTGCAGGAAGCCAACACTTCACTGGTCCAAAGCTGTGCTCCTGAACACTGTGCTGTCCTGCATCTCTCTGCTCACTGCTACTCTAAACCTTCTCGTCATCATCTCAGTCTCTTACTTCAG GAAGCTTCACACAcccagtaacatcctcctcctctctctggctGTCTCAGACTTTCTTGTCGGTGTCCTGTTGATGCCATTAGGAATCCTTAGAAACACAAGCTGCTGGGTACTTGGTGATATAATTTGTTCTCTTTATTGGTATTTAACCAGCAACATTGTCTGTGCTTCAATAGGGAACATAGTTCTCATATCAGTTGACCGCTATGTGGCTATTTGTGACCCTCTGCATTATCCCAGCAGAATTACTTTGGTGAAAGTCAAActcagtgtttgtctgtgttggtTTTATGCTATTTTCTACTGCAGTCTTTATACAAAGGATATCCTAATTGAACCAGGCAGGGATAATTCCTGCTACGGAGAGTGTGTATTTGTGATCAATGatattgctgttgttgttgaccttgttttttcctttattgtTCCAGTTTCTGTCATTGTAGTTCTGTATATGAGAGTATTTGTGGCAGCTGTGTCTCAGGCTCGTGCCATGCGCTCTCATGTTACATCTGTCACACTGCAGCGCTCACTGAATCAGACAAACAAATCTGAGCTGAAAGCAGCCAGGACTCTTGGAATTCTTGTAGTTGTGTTTCTTGCATGCTTCTGTCCACTCTACTACTTTTCTCTTGTTGATGAAAATGCAATCAATGATCCATCTGCATCTTTTGTGGTCATTATATTTTACTTTAACTCTTGTATAAACCCTTTGATCTATGCCTTGTTTTACCCCTGGTTTAGAAATGCTGTTAAGCTTATCATCACTCTGCAGATTTTCAAGTATAACATAAGTGAGGCCAACATACTATAA